The Actinomycetota bacterium genome has a window encoding:
- a CDS encoding prolipoprotein diacylglyceryl transferase family protein encodes MFPVAFHVGGVSVPTHDVFVVLGAATGIIVFWWETRRRGLRDERMWWLVLGALLTGAVFARLSAGWRYLAGDPEPSFAGLWLYGGKSVLGGLAGAYFGVLLTKRIVGYREKTGDLFAPAAALAIAVGRIGCFLTEPLGTPTSMPWGILPSPSIASRIPSCPACATGHPMHPAFLYEIAFLVALFGLLRWMRSRVSVPGELFKVFLLCYGMFRFAVEFVRENPRFALGLSGSQVFLLCTLPVLLGYFARQVRRGAYRRGRAPAPGRAPAPVEA; translated from the coding sequence GTGTTCCCGGTTGCGTTTCACGTCGGTGGGGTTTCGGTTCCGACGCACGACGTGTTCGTTGTGCTCGGGGCTGCCACCGGGATCATCGTCTTTTGGTGGGAGACGCGCCGGCGAGGACTCCGGGACGAGCGCATGTGGTGGCTCGTCCTCGGGGCACTGCTCACCGGTGCGGTGTTCGCCAGGCTGAGCGCGGGATGGCGCTATTTGGCCGGAGATCCGGAGCCGTCGTTCGCCGGGCTGTGGCTGTACGGCGGCAAGAGCGTCCTGGGTGGACTCGCCGGAGCCTATTTCGGCGTGCTGCTGACCAAGCGCATTGTTGGGTACCGCGAGAAGACCGGGGACCTGTTTGCGCCGGCCGCCGCGCTGGCGATTGCGGTCGGTCGCATCGGATGCTTCCTTACCGAACCGCTCGGAACTCCGACTTCGATGCCGTGGGGGATCTTGCCCTCGCCGAGTATCGCGTCGCGAATCCCGTCGTGCCCGGCGTGCGCGACGGGTCACCCGATGCACCCGGCGTTCCTCTACGAGATCGCGTTTCTGGTGGCGCTCTTCGGGTTGCTGCGGTGGATGCGTTCCCGCGTCTCCGTTCCGGGAGAGCTGTTCAAGGTGTTCCTGCTTTGCTACGGGATGTTCCGGTTCGCCGTGGAGTTCGTCCGCGAGAATCCGCGTTTCGCCCTCGGGCTTTCGGGGTCGCAGGTCTTTCTCTTGTGCACCCTGCCGGTTCTTCTTGGATACTTCGCGCGGCAGGTACGCCGTGGCGCATATCGAAGGGGGCGCGCGCCGGCCCCCGGGCGCGCGCCGGCCCCGGTGGAGGCTTAG
- a CDS encoding FAD-linked oxidase C-terminal domain-containing protein yields MGDITTELAEIVGPANVLTGDAINDDYTHDEALHAPPQRPVCVVKPAGTDQVAAVVRLAAAQGIPLTARGSGTGLSGACIPRADGILVSFERMAAVLEIDTGNHVAVVQPGVTLRELDDATTAHGLVYPVFPGENSASLGGNVATNAGGMRAIKYGVTRHQVLGLTAVLGTGEIVRTGGRFVKATSGYDLTQLIIGSEGTLAIVTEAILKLYPRAPHATTLLAPFTSLDEVTAAVPRIVGSGVDPMILEYIDFVSMGGILNAAGLDLGIPQSIKETALAYLVIVLENRKADRLDEDIEEVGNLVSSLGALDLYVLPSQAGAQLIEARERAFWAAKTAGTNDIIDLVVPRAELGRYMKTVTEIAQASGTFIVGCGHVGDGNIHMSVFQADDDVRHRVMHEIFAAGAAIGGAVSGEHGIGTEKKPYLMALEDPTKIDLMRRIKQAFDPAGILNPGAIFDPE; encoded by the coding sequence ATGGGAGACATCACTACGGAGCTTGCCGAGATCGTCGGACCGGCGAACGTGCTGACCGGCGACGCAATCAACGACGACTACACGCACGATGAAGCGCTTCACGCGCCCCCGCAGCGGCCCGTCTGCGTAGTGAAGCCTGCCGGCACCGACCAGGTGGCCGCAGTCGTGCGCCTCGCCGCAGCGCAGGGAATCCCCCTGACCGCGCGCGGATCCGGAACCGGCCTGTCGGGCGCATGCATCCCGCGGGCCGACGGAATCCTGGTGTCGTTCGAACGCATGGCGGCGGTTCTTGAGATCGACACCGGCAACCACGTCGCCGTCGTGCAGCCGGGCGTCACGCTCCGGGAACTGGACGACGCCACCACCGCACACGGCTTGGTCTACCCGGTCTTTCCCGGCGAGAACTCGGCGAGCCTTGGAGGCAACGTTGCGACCAACGCCGGAGGCATGCGCGCGATCAAGTACGGCGTGACGCGGCATCAAGTACTCGGACTCACAGCCGTGCTGGGGACCGGCGAAATCGTTCGCACCGGTGGACGGTTCGTGAAAGCAACCTCGGGGTACGACCTGACCCAACTCATCATCGGCTCGGAAGGAACGCTCGCCATCGTCACCGAGGCGATCCTGAAGCTGTACCCGCGCGCGCCTCACGCCACGACGTTGCTCGCGCCCTTCACGTCCCTGGACGAGGTCACCGCCGCCGTGCCGCGCATCGTCGGCAGCGGCGTCGACCCGATGATCCTTGAGTACATCGACTTCGTGTCGATGGGCGGAATCCTCAACGCGGCCGGTCTCGACCTCGGGATTCCGCAGTCGATCAAAGAAACCGCGCTGGCGTACTTAGTCATCGTCTTGGAGAACCGGAAAGCCGACCGTCTGGACGAAGACATCGAGGAAGTCGGGAACCTTGTCTCCTCGCTCGGGGCACTCGATCTTTACGTCCTGCCGTCACAAGCGGGCGCGCAGCTCATCGAGGCCCGGGAGCGCGCCTTCTGGGCGGCCAAGACCGCCGGCACGAATGACATCATCGACCTGGTCGTGCCGCGAGCGGAACTCGGCCGGTACATGAAGACCGTGACCGAGATCGCACAAGCGTCGGGAACGTTCATCGTCGGTTGCGGGCACGTGGGCGACGGCAACATCCACATGTCGGTGTTCCAAGCCGACGACGACGTGCGGCACCGCGTGATGCACGAGATCTTCGCCGCGGGAGCGGCGATCGGCGGTGCGGTATCGGGCGAGCACGGAATCGGGACCGAGAAGAAGCCGTACCTGATGGCGCTGGAAGATCCCACGAAGATCGACCTCATGCGCCGCATCAAGCAGGCGTTCGATCCGGCGGGGATTCTCAACCCCGGTGCGATCTTCGATCCCGAGTAA
- a CDS encoding glycoside hydrolase family 27 protein produces MRSRIAILITAAAMVFPVASPAASHALDDGLAQTPPMGWNPWNAFGCDITEDLIRETADAMAEKLQGAGYEYLVLDDCWMAPARGADGNLLPDPIRFSHGIKALADYVHGLGLKIGIYQDAGLLTCQRLPGSYGFYEQDAKTFAAWGIDYLKFDWCFANVDNIPYACSAVGLSIQTCLEVWPKGLGAGFNQATAYAMMRDAIAAAGRPMVFSICSWGSGDPWLWGKNTGHLWRTTPDIEANWESIVGIIDQNADLAPYAGPGGWNDPDMLEVGVGSVTPVEGRAHFSMWAMMAAPLMAGNDLRTMPDETLNILTNTEVIAVDQDPLGEQGVRILDDGDHEVWRKRLADGGRAVVLLNRGAAAAEMSVTAAQLGLGPAASYHVHDLWAGTASGVEGAITVTVEPHGAAMFRVNAA; encoded by the coding sequence ATGCGGAGCCGAATCGCAATACTCATCACTGCGGCAGCGATGGTCTTTCCGGTGGCGTCGCCGGCGGCGTCCCACGCGCTCGACGACGGACTCGCGCAGACGCCTCCGATGGGCTGGAATCCGTGGAACGCCTTCGGGTGCGACATCACAGAGGATCTGATCCGGGAAACGGCGGATGCAATGGCCGAGAAGTTGCAGGGCGCCGGATACGAGTACCTGGTTCTCGATGATTGTTGGATGGCTCCGGCTCGCGGCGCGGACGGGAACTTGCTGCCGGACCCAATCCGCTTTTCTCACGGAATCAAGGCTTTAGCCGACTACGTGCACGGCTTGGGTTTGAAGATTGGGATCTATCAAGATGCCGGCTTGCTCACGTGTCAGCGGTTGCCCGGCAGTTACGGGTTCTACGAGCAGGATGCCAAGACGTTTGCAGCCTGGGGCATCGATTACCTGAAGTTCGACTGGTGCTTCGCGAACGTCGACAACATCCCGTATGCGTGTTCGGCCGTCGGTCTGAGCATCCAGACGTGCTTGGAGGTTTGGCCGAAAGGGCTCGGCGCCGGATTCAACCAGGCGACTGCGTACGCAATGATGCGCGACGCTATCGCTGCTGCCGGACGCCCAATGGTGTTTAGTATCTGTTCGTGGGGATCGGGTGATCCTTGGCTGTGGGGCAAGAACACCGGCCACTTGTGGCGCACAACTCCCGACATCGAAGCGAATTGGGAGAGTATCGTCGGGATCATCGACCAGAACGCGGACCTCGCGCCGTACGCCGGACCGGGTGGGTGGAACGACCCGGACATGCTCGAGGTCGGCGTCGGCTCGGTTACGCCGGTGGAGGGGCGCGCGCACTTCAGCATGTGGGCGATGATGGCCGCCCCGCTGATGGCCGGAAACGATCTGCGCACGATGCCGGATGAGACCCTGAACATCCTCACCAACACAGAGGTGATCGCCGTCGATCAGGACCCGCTGGGCGAGCAAGGCGTGCGAATTCTCGACGACGGAGACCACGAGGTGTGGCGTAAGCGCTTGGCCGACGGCGGGCGCGCGGTCGTGCTTCTAAACCGAGGAGCGGCCGCCGCGGAGATGAGCGTGACGGCGGCGCAACTCGGACTTGGGCCCGCTGCTTCGTACCATGTCCACGACCTTTGGGCTGGGACGGCGAGTGGGGTCGAGGGCGCCATCACGGTTACGGTCGAGCCGCACGGGGCAGCGATGTTCCGAGTGAACGCCGCGTAG
- a CDS encoding ABC transporter ATP-binding protein: MIELRSVTKAYRMGDEIIRALDSVDVRIAAGEFVAIVGPSGSGKSTLANIVGGLDRPDSGEVLIEGRDLASLNDRELSAYRNRRVGFVFQAFNLHPGYTALENVGLPLLFAGVGARARKRRAEEVLRAVDLGDRMGHRPGQLSGGQRQRVSIARALANDPEILIADEPTGNVDSRKSAEIMHLLRDLNQQQGLTLIVITHDAAIASQADRVLAMRDGQIEEPEETGEFVADVVRTQRKRVG, translated from the coding sequence ATGATCGAACTCAGGTCGGTAACGAAGGCGTATCGAATGGGAGATGAGATCATTCGCGCGCTCGACAGCGTGGATGTTCGAATCGCCGCGGGGGAGTTCGTGGCGATTGTCGGGCCGTCGGGCTCGGGGAAGTCCACGCTTGCGAACATCGTAGGCGGGCTCGATCGACCGGATTCCGGAGAAGTCCTCATCGAAGGGCGCGATCTCGCGAGCCTGAATGATCGCGAGTTGTCCGCCTATAGAAATCGCAGGGTCGGCTTCGTCTTTCAGGCGTTCAATCTGCACCCCGGGTATACGGCGCTCGAGAACGTCGGACTGCCGTTGCTGTTTGCGGGAGTCGGAGCCCGCGCGCGCAAGCGGCGTGCGGAGGAGGTCTTGCGGGCGGTCGACTTGGGTGACCGGATGGGACATCGCCCGGGGCAGCTCTCGGGAGGCCAGCGTCAGCGCGTGAGCATTGCGCGCGCGCTAGCGAACGATCCGGAGATCCTGATCGCCGATGAGCCGACCGGCAACGTGGACTCCAGGAAGAGCGCCGAGATCATGCACTTGCTGCGGGATCTCAACCAGCAGCAGGGGCTCACCCTCATCGTGATCACTCACGATGCCGCGATCGCTTCGCAGGCTGATCGTGTTCTCGCAATGCGCGACGGTCAGATTGAGGAGCCGGAAGAGACCGGCGAGTTCGTCGCCGATGTCGTGCGCACCCAGAGAAAGAGGGTCGGCTGA
- a CDS encoding ABC transporter permease: protein MRFPDYFAVALKNLWRRKLRSSLTISAVVIGAMSVIVMLSLVLGAKRVFVQQLNSMNALSLVTVSGDPNAEGGDLFSGGQSADESAKRMDEAALKDLAGIDHVKALTPTVSVWVRSLGMAGSDKKMWPNLLAYEPGAGVLSLPLAAGRALRPGDMNKVVLGNRAIRAFGYGDRPESAIGKRVMLYADGWAYYNDWTGNPPEPLPNAGDEYWDTIGKIQRPIMAEVVGVAASGMSDGNNFISMGWARKLMVQRSWKFDDAKAKLIEAERRQAKQGTPNVPDVQPMRIERTDGIAEKGYASIMLKVDDTANVKSVVAAIERKGYGATSAQEMLDQLSKLFLILGLIAGAIGGISLLVACIGIVNTMVMAMYERTREIGVMRACGATRAVVRRLFTLEAGLIGVFGGMIALGVAFLMAQGGNALVNRFATAQSVPISDVIAFPAWLVAGVLGLTAFVGTSAGVFPARRAARLNPVEALRYE from the coding sequence ATGCGTTTTCCCGATTACTTCGCGGTCGCGCTGAAGAACTTGTGGCGCCGCAAGCTTCGGTCGTCTCTGACGATCTCGGCCGTCGTTATCGGAGCCATGTCCGTGATCGTGATGTTGTCGCTCGTGCTTGGGGCTAAGCGGGTCTTCGTACAGCAACTCAACTCCATGAATGCGCTCTCCCTGGTGACGGTGTCGGGTGATCCGAACGCGGAGGGGGGAGACCTTTTCAGCGGAGGGCAGTCTGCGGATGAGAGCGCGAAGCGGATGGACGAAGCGGCGTTGAAGGATCTGGCCGGCATCGACCACGTCAAGGCCCTGACTCCAACGGTTTCGGTGTGGGTGCGCTCGCTCGGGATGGCAGGCTCGGACAAGAAGATGTGGCCGAACTTGCTGGCGTATGAGCCGGGTGCCGGCGTTCTCAGTCTGCCGCTCGCGGCCGGACGCGCTCTTCGACCCGGCGACATGAACAAGGTCGTGCTCGGCAACCGCGCAATTCGCGCCTTCGGCTATGGGGATCGGCCCGAGTCCGCGATCGGCAAGCGCGTGATGTTGTATGCCGACGGCTGGGCCTACTACAACGACTGGACCGGAAACCCGCCGGAGCCGCTGCCGAACGCCGGGGATGAATACTGGGACACGATCGGCAAGATACAGCGGCCGATCATGGCCGAGGTCGTGGGCGTTGCGGCCTCAGGGATGAGCGACGGCAACAACTTCATCTCGATGGGCTGGGCCCGCAAACTCATGGTTCAGCGGTCATGGAAGTTCGACGATGCAAAAGCCAAGCTGATCGAAGCAGAGCGCCGGCAGGCCAAGCAAGGGACTCCCAACGTGCCCGACGTGCAGCCGATGAGGATTGAGCGGACGGACGGAATCGCCGAAAAGGGCTACGCGTCGATCATGCTGAAGGTCGACGACACCGCGAACGTCAAGAGCGTTGTTGCGGCAATCGAGCGCAAGGGATACGGCGCGACGAGTGCGCAGGAGATGCTCGATCAGCTCTCGAAGTTGTTCCTCATCCTTGGGCTGATCGCAGGCGCGATCGGCGGGATCTCGCTTCTGGTCGCGTGCATCGGCATCGTCAACACGATGGTCATGGCCATGTACGAACGCACGCGCGAGATCGGCGTGATGCGTGCGTGCGGCGCCACGCGCGCGGTCGTTCGCCGTCTGTTCACGCTGGAGGCCGGCCTCATTGGGGTCTTTGGAGGCATGATCGCTCTCGGTGTTGCGTTCCTGATGGCGCAGGGGGGCAATGCCCTCGTGAATCGCTTCGCGACGGCGCAGAGCGTTCCCATCTCGGACGTGATCGCGTTTCCCGCCTGGCTGGTGGCCGGAGTGCTCGGTCTGACGGCGTTCGTCGGCACGTCGGCCGGCGTCTTCCCGGCGCGTCGAGCGGCACGCCTGAATCCCGTAGAAGCGCTTCGGTACGAGTAG
- a CDS encoding cellulase family glycosylhydrolase has protein sequence MRRLLPAAAAVIALAATSGPAAGDPPAIGQAGRHFVDETGRTRILHGIAFTYKEHGSEEFSAEFDEDDAAFLAQNGLTLLRLAVFASGVMPAPGVFDPAYVDGIGDIVDVAAEAGLDVIVDFHQDVYANKYNGRGMPDWMGEDDGVPVSPDTGNLAANYFANPSVWRAFDNFWMNAPADDGVPLQEHFARAWRYVAEKFANHPGVMGFEIMNEPFPGSQWTTCASPAGCPAFDQLMLTEFSKRIGKAIAEAAPDKFVIYEPNVTFDFGADTYHGDIVVRPAAFSYHVYCLGLQFGTPPTGDLACEDLGERPQFRSAAKHADTYQVPLILSEFGHFTAGKDEDVSGVIDRVANLAAEIGSSWTYWDYAIGNPQGAKPYGSAEILKDLRRPPTEDNLMTERVDAIVRAYPRAVAGTPTHYAWDSATKTFTLEYTPARADGSGSFGAGSITEVFVPARRFPDGYSVEVTGASVVSAPGAQILKLALDEAADGVTLTITPSGN, from the coding sequence TTGAGACGACTTCTTCCGGCCGCAGCGGCCGTGATCGCCCTAGCCGCGACGTCGGGACCGGCCGCAGGCGATCCCCCTGCTATCGGCCAGGCGGGACGCCATTTCGTGGACGAGACCGGTCGCACCCGCATCCTTCACGGGATCGCGTTCACATACAAGGAGCACGGCTCCGAGGAGTTTTCGGCCGAGTTCGACGAGGACGACGCCGCATTCCTAGCCCAGAACGGACTGACTCTCCTGCGCCTGGCCGTCTTCGCCTCCGGCGTCATGCCGGCGCCGGGCGTGTTCGATCCGGCGTACGTCGACGGCATCGGGGACATCGTGGACGTCGCAGCCGAAGCCGGACTCGATGTCATCGTGGACTTCCATCAGGATGTCTACGCCAACAAGTACAACGGCCGAGGAATGCCCGACTGGATGGGAGAGGACGACGGCGTGCCGGTCTCACCCGACACCGGGAACCTCGCAGCCAATTACTTCGCGAATCCGTCGGTGTGGCGCGCGTTCGACAACTTCTGGATGAACGCGCCGGCCGATGACGGAGTGCCACTGCAAGAGCACTTCGCGCGCGCGTGGCGCTACGTCGCAGAGAAGTTCGCGAACCACCCCGGCGTGATGGGCTTCGAGATCATGAACGAGCCGTTCCCCGGATCACAGTGGACCACGTGCGCGAGTCCGGCCGGGTGCCCGGCGTTCGACCAACTCATGCTGACCGAGTTCTCAAAGCGCATCGGCAAAGCAATCGCGGAGGCCGCGCCCGACAAGTTCGTGATCTACGAACCCAACGTGACGTTCGACTTCGGGGCCGACACCTACCACGGAGACATCGTGGTGCGGCCCGCCGCATTCTCGTACCACGTGTATTGCCTGGGCCTTCAGTTCGGGACTCCGCCCACCGGCGATCTGGCATGCGAGGATCTGGGAGAGCGCCCACAGTTCCGCTCCGCGGCCAAGCACGCAGACACCTACCAGGTTCCACTGATTCTCAGCGAGTTCGGTCACTTCACAGCCGGGAAGGACGAAGACGTCAGCGGCGTGATCGATCGGGTTGCCAATCTGGCAGCCGAGATCGGTTCGAGCTGGACCTACTGGGACTACGCGATCGGCAACCCGCAAGGCGCCAAGCCGTACGGCTCCGCCGAGATCCTCAAGGATCTCCGCAGACCTCCGACGGAGGACAACTTGATGACCGAGCGCGTTGACGCAATCGTGCGCGCCTACCCGCGCGCGGTAGCCGGAACGCCGACCCACTACGCGTGGGATTCCGCGACGAAGACCTTCACCCTGGAGTACACGCCGGCGCGCGCCGACGGATCGGGGTCCTTCGGCGCCGGATCGATCACCGAGGTCTTCGTGCCCGCGCGCCGGTTCCCCGACGGCTACTCGGTAGAGGTGACCGGAGCGAGCGTCGTCTCCGCCCCCGGCGCTCAGATCCTGAAGCTCGCGCTCGACGAAGCAGCGGATGGCGTGACCCTCACGATCACGCCATCCGGGAACTAG
- a CDS encoding radical SAM protein, with product MGGPPVRADRIRRYVVAFCPRCHEENPALPLQEVARLSGYLSEQDGRVWLVRGCPKHGRIATLYQQDAAILDYLEEWTAPTKRHTPDTPGNFDPVPACYARGLGEMQTQHTCILLADVTDSCDLRCPTCFASGSPDLEGFADVSEVLAAVDRRISLEDGYLDVLMVSGGEPTLHPKLTDLLERAMERNITRILLNTNGISIARDDALLSFLERHNQRLEVYLQHDGFREATHRFHRGGDLRDIKQRALGRLSDAGVFTTLVMTARAGVNDDEIGDVVRLALDTAFVGGLCIQPAFGSGRGARIDSGDRLTSTGVLRRLGPQTSDVITWRDLTALPCSHPHCAAVGYMFRMDDGAWRSLTGLIGHDQLKANLGLVSNRMLDPDLSDELQTLAKESLMGLLSEQSSLTHPAIRRMLSVVDGACDLGMGGLLRRAGSALGGRRKLREMLARRVKRITVKPFMDLDTMIEERLLQCCVHVATTGSCGPQAIPFCAAQAWPGLGAMKFGTAAGPALRQATVL from the coding sequence GTGGGAGGGCCTCCTGTTCGTGCGGACCGAATCCGTCGGTATGTAGTCGCCTTCTGCCCTCGCTGTCACGAGGAGAACCCGGCGCTTCCTCTGCAAGAAGTCGCGCGCCTCAGCGGTTACCTGTCAGAGCAAGACGGCCGCGTTTGGCTCGTGCGCGGGTGCCCCAAGCACGGGCGAATCGCAACGCTCTATCAACAAGACGCTGCGATCCTGGACTACCTGGAGGAGTGGACGGCGCCGACCAAGCGTCACACCCCGGACACCCCTGGGAACTTCGATCCGGTTCCGGCGTGCTACGCGCGCGGTCTGGGCGAGATGCAAACGCAACACACCTGCATCCTGCTGGCCGATGTCACCGACAGTTGCGACCTTCGCTGCCCGACCTGTTTCGCGTCGGGGTCGCCGGACCTTGAGGGTTTCGCCGACGTTTCCGAGGTGCTCGCGGCCGTCGATCGCCGGATCTCGCTGGAGGACGGGTATCTGGATGTGCTCATGGTGAGCGGCGGAGAGCCTACGCTGCACCCGAAACTCACCGATCTGCTGGAGCGCGCGATGGAGCGCAACATCACGCGGATCCTTCTGAACACAAACGGGATCTCGATCGCGCGCGACGACGCCTTGCTGTCGTTCCTGGAGCGGCACAACCAACGGCTCGAGGTGTACCTACAGCACGACGGCTTCCGTGAGGCGACTCATCGCTTCCATCGGGGCGGCGATCTGCGGGACATCAAGCAACGTGCGCTCGGGCGCTTGAGCGATGCCGGAGTGTTCACAACCTTGGTGATGACTGCGCGCGCCGGAGTAAACGACGACGAGATAGGCGACGTCGTTCGACTCGCGCTCGATACTGCGTTCGTGGGTGGCCTATGCATCCAGCCGGCCTTCGGATCGGGACGCGGCGCGCGTATCGATTCCGGCGACAGGCTGACATCCACGGGAGTCTTGCGGCGTCTGGGACCACAGACGTCCGATGTGATCACCTGGCGGGATCTCACCGCGCTTCCGTGCTCGCATCCGCACTGCGCAGCGGTCGGCTACATGTTTCGGATGGACGACGGGGCATGGCGTTCGCTAACGGGGTTGATCGGCCACGACCAGTTGAAGGCGAACCTTGGTCTGGTGAGCAACCGGATGCTGGATCCGGATTTGAGCGACGAGTTGCAGACGCTTGCGAAGGAGTCGCTGATGGGGTTGCTGAGCGAGCAGTCCTCGCTGACGCACCCGGCCATTCGAAGGATGCTCTCCGTCGTCGACGGCGCGTGCGATCTGGGCATGGGCGGGCTCTTGCGGCGCGCGGGATCCGCACTGGGCGGCCGCCGCAAACTCCGTGAGATGCTTGCGCGCCGAGTGAAGCGAATCACCGTGAAGCCGTTCATGGACCTCGACACGATGATCGAGGAGCGACTGCTGCAATGCTGCGTTCATGTCGCGACCACCGGAAGCTGTGGTCCTCAAGCGATTCCGTTTTGCGCGGCGCAGGCGTGGCCCGGCCTCGGCGCGATGAAGTTCGGCACCGCGGCCGGGCCCGCCTTGCGTCAGGCGACGGTCTTGTAG
- a CDS encoding wax ester/triacylglycerol synthase family O-acyltransferase, with the protein MPDRLTAMDAQFLYLEKPAVHMHVAGVAILDPTTRPQGRLTIEDIRELILHRIHLVPRFRQRVAFLPYNLGRPMWVDDDRFDIDFHLRRTALPEPGGRRELNEFVQRVSSRQLDRSKPLWEMYLIEGLEDGHVAILWKSHHAMIDGMSGVDIATVLFDFTPEPRAVEPEPWTPRPTALSELMRHWVVDSVTHPVEAAVERAQGALRAPRDAAAQLRQVLGGIGSLAGSWQAPRSPFNVSIGPNRRFATAEAPVADAKEIKNALGGTVNDVILAVTAGALRRLLVERGEAPPDGSRLRAMVPISTRDISQRMALGNRISMFFVDLPVGPIDPAERLKQITAATRDLKESKQAVGAASIMGVGRWAPPTLHALTSRLVARQRFANAIVSNVPGPQVSLYLAGARMVVTFPVMPLAETMALSVAITSLSGIMGFGFTGDWDAVPDIDTLADGVLSSVEELKKSAGV; encoded by the coding sequence ATGCCCGACCGTCTGACCGCAATGGATGCGCAGTTTCTGTATTTGGAGAAGCCGGCGGTTCACATGCACGTTGCAGGTGTCGCGATTCTAGATCCAACGACGCGCCCGCAAGGACGCCTCACGATCGAGGACATCCGCGAACTGATCCTGCATCGGATTCACCTTGTCCCACGCTTTCGTCAAAGGGTTGCGTTCCTGCCCTACAACCTTGGCCGGCCGATGTGGGTGGACGACGATCGCTTCGACATCGACTTCCACTTGCGGCGCACGGCGCTGCCCGAACCCGGTGGCCGACGCGAACTGAACGAGTTTGTTCAGCGGGTGTCGTCGCGGCAATTGGATCGTTCGAAGCCCTTGTGGGAGATGTACTTGATCGAGGGGCTCGAGGACGGACACGTTGCGATTCTGTGGAAGTCCCACCACGCGATGATCGACGGGATGAGCGGTGTAGACATAGCGACGGTGTTGTTCGACTTCACTCCGGAGCCGCGCGCGGTCGAGCCGGAGCCGTGGACACCTCGCCCTACGGCGTTGAGCGAGTTGATGCGCCACTGGGTCGTGGACTCGGTGACGCACCCGGTCGAGGCGGCGGTCGAGCGCGCGCAGGGAGCGTTGCGCGCACCGCGTGATGCGGCGGCGCAACTGCGCCAAGTTCTCGGTGGAATCGGTTCGCTCGCGGGCTCGTGGCAGGCACCGCGAAGCCCCTTCAACGTGTCGATCGGACCCAACCGTCGTTTCGCGACCGCGGAGGCTCCGGTCGCCGATGCGAAGGAGATCAAGAACGCGCTCGGCGGGACAGTCAACGACGTCATCCTGGCGGTAACGGCCGGCGCGTTGCGTCGTCTTCTGGTCGAGCGCGGAGAGGCTCCGCCTGATGGTTCGAGGCTGCGCGCGATGGTGCCGATCTCGACTCGCGACATCTCGCAGCGAATGGCGCTCGGGAACCGGATCTCGATGTTCTTCGTCGATCTTCCCGTAGGACCGATCGATCCCGCCGAACGGTTGAAGCAAATCACCGCGGCTACGCGCGATCTGAAGGAATCGAAGCAGGCCGTAGGCGCGGCGTCGATCATGGGCGTTGGGCGTTGGGCGCCGCCGACACTGCACGCGCTGACGTCCAGGTTGGTCGCGCGCCAGCGTTTCGCGAACGCCATCGTGTCGAATGTGCCCGGACCGCAAGTTTCGCTGTACCTGGCCGGCGCGCGCATGGTGGTCACGTTCCCCGTCATGCCGCTCGCCGAAACCATGGCTCTGTCGGTCGCGATAACGAGTCTGTCGGGCATCATGGGATTCGGGTTCACCGGCGACTGGGATGCCGTTCCCGATATCGACACGCTGGCCGACGGTGTGCTCTCCTCCGTCGAAGAGCTGAAGAAGTCCGCAGGCGTATAG
- a CDS encoding isoprenylcysteine carboxylmethyltransferase family protein, which produces MIDVAEEVARAVVAAGFAVALAVSGVVTARARGRSRARASGLARRVGARIAWALSAVPYAVVCVVLWRPLPVHPSVAARAVALCAGTCLIAAGWSLYTWGRSALGDMYNVSGALGSELYAGHRLVASGPYRVVRHPMYVGIALGALGALLLYRTWAMVFAVVVLPAAVVKIRREERLLAEEFPQEHAAYRARVPAVVPRVGRRVEEVTARARGSREKGRPS; this is translated from the coding sequence GTGATCGACGTGGCCGAGGAAGTCGCGCGCGCGGTAGTCGCCGCGGGGTTCGCCGTCGCGCTCGCGGTGTCCGGCGTAGTGACGGCGCGTGCTCGAGGGCGTTCTCGCGCGCGCGCGTCGGGACTTGCGCGGCGGGTAGGCGCGCGCATTGCGTGGGCGCTATCTGCCGTGCCGTATGCAGTCGTGTGTGTCGTGTTGTGGCGGCCTTTGCCGGTGCATCCTTCGGTGGCGGCGCGCGCGGTCGCATTGTGCGCGGGCACTTGTCTGATCGCGGCGGGATGGAGTTTGTATACGTGGGGACGCAGCGCGCTGGGAGACATGTACAACGTTTCCGGCGCGTTGGGATCCGAGTTGTACGCCGGACACCGCCTCGTCGCGTCGGGTCCGTATCGCGTGGTCCGTCATCCGATGTATGTGGGGATCGCGCTCGGAGCGCTCGGAGCGCTGCTGCTGTACCGGACGTGGGCGATGGTTTTCGCGGTTGTCGTGCTCCCGGCCGCGGTCGTCAAGATCCGACGAGAAGAGCGTTTGCTCGCTGAGGAGTTCCCGCAAGAGCACGCGGCCTATCGGGCGCGCGTTCCGGCTGTGGTGCCGCGTGTTGGTCGTCGCGTCGAAGAGGTGACCGCGCGCGCGCGCGGGAGCCGTGAGAAGGGGAGGCCGTCATGA